A window of the Diospyros lotus cultivar Yz01 unplaced genomic scaffold, ASM1463336v1 superscaf1, whole genome shotgun sequence genome harbors these coding sequences:
- the LOC127793237 gene encoding ubiquitin-like domain-containing CTD phosphatase has product MLVGSCLLFTKCAFSSFCRRSFSMAAEASSSSPAVVSSSPMDEELTLTVKWSGKEYTVRVCGDDTVGELKRRICEVTNVLPKRQKLLYPKIGAKLADDSVLISQLPLKSSLKMTMIGTVEDDIFVDQVDSSEIVDDFELGQDEAVDIKDKEINKQKLRRRIDQYKIKLRNPCREGKKLLVLDIDYTLFDHRSPAENPLELMRPYLHEFLLAAYAEYDIIIWSATSMKWVELKMGQLGVLNHPNYKITALLDHMAMITVQSDTRGIFDCKPLGLIWSQFPEFYNSKNTIMFDDLRRNFVMNPQNGLIIKPFRKAHSNRDTDQELRKLTQYLLAIADLDDLSILDHKNWESYNEDNFKRRRHA; this is encoded by the exons ATGTTAGTAGGGAGTTGCCTGCTCTTTACGAAGTgtgcattttcttctttctgccGCCGATCGTTTTCAATGGCGGCTGAGGCATCGTCTTCATCGCCGGCGGTGGTGTCGTCATCGCCGATGGACGAGGAGTTGACGCTGACGGTGAAGTGGAGCGGCAAAGAGTACACCGTCAGGGTGTGCGGCGACGACACCGTCGGAGAGCTGAAGCGACGGATATGCGAAGTCACGAATGTGCTCCCCAAACGCCAGAAGCTTCTCTATCCGAAAATTGGAGCAAAGCTTGCCGATGACTCGGTCCTCATCTCTCAACTCCCCCTCAAATCGTCCCTGAAGATGACCATGATAGG TACTGTTGAAGATGATATATTTGTGGATCAAGTGGACTCTTCTGAAATTGTTGATGATTTTGAACTGGGGCAAGATGAAGCTGTTGAcattaaagataaagaaatcAATAAGCAGAAATTGAGAAGACGAATTGATCAGTACAAG ATTAAACTACGGAATCCATGCCGGGAAGGAAAAAAGCTGTTGGTCTTGGATATTGATTATACCTTATTTGATCATCGATCCCCAGCAGAGAACCCACTAGAACTTATGCGGCCCT ATCTGCACGAGTTCCTATTGGCTGCTTATGCAGAGTATGACATAATTATCTGGTCTGCAACCAG CATGAAGTGGGTCGAGTTGAAAATGGGACAGCTTGGggttctcaatcatccaaactACAAAATTACAGCTCTTCTAGATCATATGGCAATGATTACTGTTCAATCAGATACTCGCGGAATTTTTGATTGCAAGCCACTAGGCCTAATTTGGTCTCAGTTTCCAGAG TTCTATAATTCCAAGAACACTATAATGTTCGATGATCTTCGAAGAAATTTTGTGATGAACCCACAGAACGGGTTGATAATAAAGCCATTCAGGAAAGCTCACTCAAATCGAGATACCGATCAGGAGCTAAGGAAGCTAACCCAGTACTTGCTGGCCATTGCGGATCTTGATGATCTCAGCATCCTGGACCATAAGAACTGGGAATCATACAATGAGGATAATTTCAAGAGACGCAGGCATGCATGA
- the LOC127792779 gene encoding partner of Y14 and mago translates to MAMASSGHGGRGQEEEENQLAAQLSITLKEGERILGPTRRPDGTLRKPIRIRAGYVPQDEVAIYQSKGALWRKEMQSSQEVPPGYDPVADAKPKTKAAKRNERKKEKRLQAALDKGKNLDKNEVSAEDASQGSESVEPVVSEIKDLSISANSTAATSPSNSTQCSPSDPNPELDKKMRALKKKIRLAEAQQQKTLQQDMKPEQLEKMAKIEDWRKELRLLEVQKSELVTS, encoded by the exons atggCAATGGCAAGCAGCGGCCATGGCGGAAGAggacaagaagaagaggaaaaccAGTTAGCTGCTCAACTGAGCATAACCCTAAAAGAGGGGGAGAGGATTCTGGGCCCCACGCGAAGACCCGACGGAACCCTAAGAAAACCCATCCGAATTAGGGCCGGCTACGTCCCTCAAGATGAAGTTGCCATTTACCAGTCCAAGGGCGCTCTC TGGAGGAAGGAGATGCAATCGTCACAGGAGGTGCCGCCCGGTTACGATCCGGTTGCGGATGCGAAGCCCAAGACCAAGGCGGCCAAAAGGAAtgaaaggaagaaggagaagcgACTCCAG GCTGCTCTTGATAAGGGTAAAAACTTAGATAAGAATGAAGTGTCAGCTGAAGATGCTAGTCAGGGATCAGAATCTGTGGAGCCAGTGGTATCAGAGATAAAGGACCTTTCTATTTCTGCAAATTCTACTGCTGCTACATCTCCCTCGAATTCAACGCAATGTTCTCCTTCAGATCCTAACCcagaacttgataaaaaaatgagaGCACTAAAAAAGAAG ATACGGCTTGCAGAAGCTCAACAGCAGAAAACATTGCAGCAAGACATGAAGCCAGAGCAATTGGAGAAGATGGCTAAAATAGAAGATTGGCGCAAGGAGCTGAGACTCTTGGAAGTTCAAAAGTCTGAGCTAGTGACCTCATAG